The genomic segment CCGACGCTAGTCAAGTTGTTCAAAGAACTTGAGATTGCTACAGTGGCAACTGGCATGTCGTTTTCAGCGAAGATACCGATCGCCGCCGGCTTCGGCAGGCGCCCCTCTCTGAAATGGGCCGGTGCCAATCTCGACACCTTATCTGCACAGCGCCGCAGCTTGCTGAGTGCGCGCATTTGCGCCTGAAGTCCAAGCGCAACGCGTTCAGCTATGACGTGTATCACACGCGGTTATCCTTGCAGGCATTTAGTACGTTCGTCACCGGCAGTTTCACAATCTTTTTTGTGACGCAATCGCTTCAGCTTCTTGTCGTTTCACGACCACAACGTCTGAACCAGGAATAACCGCCATGCGCATATGGACCATCAGGAAAACTACTGATAATGTTCACACTAGTACAACAATTGACAATGCATTCGACGATCAGGTGATACCGATGAATAAAAAAAGCATGCGCAAATACGGCATCACACTTGACGACATCGCTTTATCGTTCAGCAAACCGCATCTGGACGCTCATTCATGAAATCTCTCAATCCACCCATCGCGGACTGGCGAAATTTGCGGGTCTGGATTATCGGCGCATCGAGCGGCATTGGTGCTGAAACAGCGAGCCAATTGCTGGCAAAGGGCGCTCGCGTCGCCCTCTCCGCGCGCAATGCCGAGGCGCTTCAGCAAATCGCTGCAAACCACCCCGAAGCGCTGAAACTGAGATTGGATATCACCTTGCCGGGCACCGTAGCGGCAGCGCGCGACAGCATCCTGCGGCAATGGGAAGGCATCGACCTGGTGCTGATCGTGGCCGGCGCGTATCACGAAATGCGCGCCGACAGATTCGACCTGAAGATCGCTAACCAGCTGGTCGACACCAATCTGCGCGGCGTCTTCAACTGCCTGGACGCGACCTTGCCCACATTGCTGAGACAGGAAAAGGGCGCAATCGGCATCGTGGCTTCGGCTGCCGGTTATAGCGGCTTGCCGAAGGCGACGGTCTATGGCCCCACCAAAGCCGCCTTGATCAATCTCGCGGAATGTCTGTTCCTTGACCTGCGGCCGCGCAATATCGGCGTCTACCTGGTGAATCCGGGCTTCGTCGATACCCCGCTAACGGCAGGGAACAAATTCAAAATGCCAGCGCTGATGCCGGCGCCAGAAGCTGCATCGGCGCTCATCAAGGGTATGGAGCGGGGTGATTTTCATCTGCACTTCCCGCGCCGCTTTACCAACTGGTTGCGACTGGCGCGTTTGCTGCCGTATCACCTGTATTTTGCATTGGTACGCAAGGTGACCGGACTATGAACAGCCCCCAGATGGCAACGCTGGCAAGAGTGGTGTACTTCTTTGAACACCTGTCGCCCGACAATCTGCTGGAACTGCCGCTGGTATATGCCGACGACGCCTGGTTCAAGGATCCATTCAACGAAGTCAAGGGTCTGGCCGAGATCGGCCGCATCTTTGCCCATATGTTTGTACAGGCCGACAGCGCGCGTTTTGTCGTAACCTCGCAATTGGCGCAAGACCAGGCTGCCTTCCTGACTTGGGACTTCGAGTTCAAGATGAAACGATTTTCCATGGCGCCGCAATCGATACGCGGCGCCACCCATCTGCATTTCAACGACGCCGGCCTGGTCACTTATCATCGCGACTATTGGGACGCGGCCGAAGAACTGTACGAAAAATTGCCGCTGCTAAGCGGCTTGATGCGAATATTGAAACGCGCTGCGCGCAACTAGGCAGTACCCCCTTATTTGGGAGCCGGCTTGGTTTTTCCAGTGGCACTGCCTGCTTTTTTCACCGCGGGTTTGGCAGCTGTCTTGCTGCGCGGTTTAGCCGGGGCCTTGGGGCCACTTTTGGTCTCACTCTTGGCTGCCGCGGTTGAAGCCTGTTTCCCCGCCTTCTCCGTCGCCGCCACGCTGTTCACCGCCTGCTTGAACTGGTTCTGCAACAGGTCCCACCAGGCGTTCGCATTCCCCGGAGAGGAAGATGCAGCCTCGGCAGCCGCCGGTTCAACGGGCGGCTCCGGTTCATGCTGTTTCGGAGTTGGCGCAGAAGCCGGCGGTGCATCGGCATTCTGAGACGGACTCATGAAGGAAAACGGAAAGCCCGACGGCATGGCCCAGGCGTTCGCTGCAGACTCGCCGCTCTCAATATTCGATTGACTGACCGCCCCCATCGCACGCAGGGCCGAGAGCGTCGCGCTTTGCACCTCAAGCGCCTGGATGGAGGTGCGCAACATGTTCAGGTTAAGATTGAGCCACGACTCGACAGCTTTGAGATCAGTGATTTTCTTGTTGATCTCTTCCACCGACAAGGTCGGCACGACCATTCCCGGCACACCCATACCGCCCCACATCTTCTTGATGAATTCAAGACTGTCCTGCATCGCATCTGCTCCTGGAATATTCGAACCGCTCATCGCTACACTCCTTCAAGGAAAATCCATATTGCTGCCACTTAAGTCTCAGGGCCGCTGCATCTTGCATGTACTTGGCAAAGCCGTCGCTGCCGGCGCCAGATAGCGCTCGGTCTTGAAACCGTAGCCGCTGCCTTCATTATCAAACCGGATGCCACCGTCGGCAAGTTTCTGCATGACCGCGACATACAGCGGCTGGATCAGCTGATGATCGTACGCACGCATGCTGGCTTCGTGAAACCGGCTCTTGTATTGCGCGCCTTCAAGTGCACGCGCAACCGCTACCGCCTCCGTTGTCTGGGCTTTCTCGATAGCCGCAACCAACATGTCGATCATGACATCCATACGCAAAAACAGGTAGTCATCTTTGGATTGCGGGAAGCGCTGGCGAAAACTGCGGTAGAACGCATCGCTGGCTGCATCCTGGACGCCATCGGCAACATTCGGATGCCACTCAGCTACAGCGCGCACGATGCCTACGCCGGCATCGCCGATGGCCGCCGGCGCTCCCAGGCTGTTGGCATAGAAGGTGTAGAACTTGAGATGCACGCCGGCTTCCTTCGCCGCTTTCACCAGCAAGGTCAAGTCATTGCCCCAATTACCTGTGATCACCGTATCGGCGCCGCTGGCACGGATTTTGGCGATGTACGGTGCAAAATCCTTCACCTTGCCAACCGGGTGCAGCTCATCGCCGACGATCTTGATGTCTGGCCTCGCGACTTGCAGTTGCTGACGCGCTGCCTTGGCGACTTGCTGGCCGAAACTGTAATCCTGGCCGATCAGGTAAACGCTTTTGGCCTGGCGGTCATTTTTGATGACCTCCACCAGTGCGCGCATGCGCATGTCGGCATTGGCGTCGAAACGGAAGTGCCAGAAACTACATTTTTCGTTGGTCAGCGCCGGATCGACCGCCGAGTAATTCATGAATAACACGCGATTATCCGGGGTTCTGGCATTGTGCTTGTTGATCGCTTCCACCAGTGCTCCGGCAACCGCAGAACTATTACCCTCGAGCACGAACGGGATTTTCTGGTCAGTCAATTGCTTTAACTGCAATAAGGCGTCTTCAACTCCCTGCTTGCTGTCAAACACCGCCAGGCTCAGCAGATGACGGCCGTCCGGCAAGCGCACGCCGCCACGCGCATTGACCTGCTCTACCGCAAAGCGGATATTGTGCTCCACTGCCTCGCCGGCATTGGCGAAGGGTCCCGACATGCCTTCTATCATGCCCAGTCGGATCGGCGCCAAATTGGCTGGCGTCGCAGAAAATGCCGGCGACGGCGCGAACGTACCCGCCAGCGTGAATGCCAGCGCAATGCTGGCGGTGAAATGTGATCGGTGTAGCATCGGTAACTATTCCGCTTGATATGGATGCAATATTTTACGTGGTTTAACGCATCCATCTCGGCTTGCCGAAGTTAATCCAGGCGGATCGTTTACACTATGCCCATGTCGTCTTCCTCTGAATACTCCTTGACTTCGAGCAACACTTTTTTTAGCCATCGCAGATGGCTAGGCGTATTGCTGCTCACC from the Collimonas arenae genome contains:
- a CDS encoding nuclear transport factor 2 family protein; amino-acid sequence: MNSPQMATLARVVYFFEHLSPDNLLELPLVYADDAWFKDPFNEVKGLAEIGRIFAHMFVQADSARFVVTSQLAQDQAAFLTWDFEFKMKRFSMAPQSIRGATHLHFNDAGLVTYHRDYWDAAEELYEKLPLLSGLMRILKRAARN
- a CDS encoding DUF3833 domain-containing protein, coding for MNKKSMRKYGITLDDIALSFSKPHLDAHS
- a CDS encoding branched-chain amino acid ABC transporter substrate-binding protein, which codes for MLHRSHFTASIALAFTLAGTFAPSPAFSATPANLAPIRLGMIEGMSGPFANAGEAVEHNIRFAVEQVNARGGVRLPDGRHLLSLAVFDSKQGVEDALLQLKQLTDQKIPFVLEGNSSAVAGALVEAINKHNARTPDNRVLFMNYSAVDPALTNEKCSFWHFRFDANADMRMRALVEVIKNDRQAKSVYLIGQDYSFGQQVAKAARQQLQVARPDIKIVGDELHPVGKVKDFAPYIAKIRASGADTVITGNWGNDLTLLVKAAKEAGVHLKFYTFYANSLGAPAAIGDAGVGIVRAVAEWHPNVADGVQDAASDAFYRSFRQRFPQSKDDYLFLRMDVMIDMLVAAIEKAQTTEAVAVARALEGAQYKSRFHEASMRAYDHQLIQPLYVAVMQKLADGGIRFDNEGSGYGFKTERYLAPAATALPSTCKMQRP
- a CDS encoding SDR family NAD(P)-dependent oxidoreductase, whose product is MKSLNPPIADWRNLRVWIIGASSGIGAETASQLLAKGARVALSARNAEALQQIAANHPEALKLRLDITLPGTVAAARDSILRQWEGIDLVLIVAGAYHEMRADRFDLKIANQLVDTNLRGVFNCLDATLPTLLRQEKGAIGIVASAAGYSGLPKATVYGPTKAALINLAECLFLDLRPRNIGVYLVNPGFVDTPLTAGNKFKMPALMPAPEAASALIKGMERGDFHLHFPRRFTNWLRLARLLPYHLYFALVRKVTGL
- a CDS encoding PhaM family polyhydroxyalkanoate granule multifunctional regulatory protein, whose protein sequence is MSGSNIPGADAMQDSLEFIKKMWGGMGVPGMVVPTLSVEEINKKITDLKAVESWLNLNLNMLRTSIQALEVQSATLSALRAMGAVSQSNIESGESAANAWAMPSGFPFSFMSPSQNADAPPASAPTPKQHEPEPPVEPAAAEAASSSPGNANAWWDLLQNQFKQAVNSVAATEKAGKQASTAAAKSETKSGPKAPAKPRSKTAAKPAVKKAGSATGKTKPAPK